The Microbacterium sp. LWO12-1.2 genome includes a window with the following:
- a CDS encoding sensor histidine kinase has translation MSSPDAPFAPVAPTPGARQLSRRITATWWYTATAVVFLELALVAAWTGVTMAVDLRAFVGLVVGGGGLVWVASTVSLLGDYRHRLDAEPGMRWARLAVPLLIAVGYGIAAGAIAGSWQLMLMPIAQSLVLLNWPRGVRYRVVIAATVALACLAVVDSAFDASDEIPLLVPIVYTVLLPVMAVSSLWWWDVLITLDRARASEVRLAATQERLRVATDVHDLQGHHLQVVALQLELAERLMPQDAAAGMEQLRAARASVDDARQGTRDLALRFRSVPLGDEIANARDLLRAAGLEVEAVIPADADDAPAAALGPVIRETTTNVLRHGGGHRARLVLARAGDAWRYTISNDAIGDAPPHAVGSGLDGIRRRIDEAHGTLEVGREAEEFTVTVTVPAHTEETR, from the coding sequence GTGAGCAGCCCAGACGCGCCCTTCGCCCCCGTCGCTCCGACGCCGGGAGCCCGACAGCTGTCCCGTCGCATCACCGCGACCTGGTGGTACACGGCGACCGCTGTCGTCTTCCTCGAGCTCGCTCTGGTTGCGGCATGGACAGGCGTGACGATGGCCGTCGACCTGCGGGCCTTCGTCGGCCTGGTCGTGGGTGGCGGGGGACTGGTCTGGGTCGCCTCCACGGTGTCGCTGCTGGGCGACTACCGGCATCGGCTCGACGCCGAACCGGGCATGCGCTGGGCGCGACTGGCAGTGCCGCTGCTCATCGCGGTCGGCTACGGGATCGCCGCGGGAGCCATCGCCGGGAGCTGGCAGCTCATGCTGATGCCGATCGCGCAATCCCTCGTGCTGCTGAACTGGCCGCGCGGCGTGCGGTACCGGGTGGTCATCGCCGCCACAGTCGCCCTCGCCTGTCTGGCAGTCGTCGATTCCGCTTTCGACGCGTCTGATGAGATCCCGCTCCTCGTGCCGATCGTGTACACGGTGCTGCTTCCGGTGATGGCAGTCAGCTCGCTGTGGTGGTGGGACGTGCTGATCACGCTCGACAGGGCCAGAGCCTCGGAAGTGAGACTCGCCGCGACCCAGGAACGACTGCGCGTCGCGACCGATGTGCACGACCTGCAGGGGCATCACCTCCAGGTCGTCGCGCTGCAGCTGGAACTCGCCGAACGATTGATGCCGCAGGATGCCGCTGCCGGCATGGAGCAGCTCCGTGCGGCGCGTGCGAGCGTCGATGATGCACGCCAGGGCACGCGCGACCTCGCACTGCGGTTCCGTTCGGTGCCTCTGGGTGACGAGATCGCCAACGCGCGTGATCTCCTCCGCGCCGCCGGACTCGAGGTCGAGGCGGTCATCCCCGCGGATGCCGACGACGCTCCCGCTGCGGCACTGGGCCCGGTGATCCGCGAGACGACCACGAACGTGCTCCGTCACGGCGGCGGTCACCGCGCACGGCTCGTGCTCGCCCGGGCGGGAGACGCGTGGCGGTACACGATCTCGAATGACGCCATCGGGGATGCCCCGCCGCACGCGGTCGGCTCCGGTCTCGACGGCATCCGACGCCGCATCGATGAAGCGCACGGCACGCTCGAGGTGGGACGCGAGGCCGAGGAGTTCACGGTGACGGTGACGGTGCCGGCGCACACGGAGGAGACACGATGA
- a CDS encoding response regulator transcription factor has protein sequence MIRVLLADDEAMIRSALAALLRLEDDIEVIAECEDGEQAVAEALRLQPDVCLLDLEMPGLDGVQVSERLNRAIATRCIVVTRHARPGVLRRALASGVAGFLPKSRGADEVAAVIRRVAAGARYVDPEVAADALSDERSPLTDRELDVLRAGRRGETTGQIARALALAPGTVRNHISAILGKLAVGTRQQAVLIAEERGWI, from the coding sequence ATGATCCGGGTGCTGCTCGCCGATGACGAGGCCATGATCCGCTCCGCGCTCGCCGCGTTGCTGCGACTCGAAGACGACATCGAGGTCATCGCCGAGTGCGAAGACGGGGAACAGGCCGTCGCGGAAGCGCTGCGCCTGCAGCCCGATGTCTGCCTGCTCGATCTGGAGATGCCCGGACTCGACGGGGTGCAGGTGTCCGAACGCCTGAACCGGGCCATCGCCACACGTTGCATCGTCGTGACGCGTCATGCGCGTCCCGGCGTGCTGCGTCGGGCGCTGGCATCCGGTGTGGCGGGGTTCCTGCCCAAATCCCGCGGTGCCGATGAGGTGGCCGCCGTGATCCGCCGCGTCGCCGCCGGCGCTCGCTACGTCGACCCCGAGGTCGCCGCCGACGCCCTGAGCGACGAGCGCTCGCCGCTGACCGATCGCGAACTCGACGTGCTGCGCGCCGGGCGTCGCGGGGAGACCACCGGACAGATCGCCCGGGCGCTCGCCCTGGCGCCGGGAACCGTGCGCAATCACATCTCCGCGATCCTCGGCAAGCTCGCGGTCGGCACGCGCCAGCAGGCGGTGCTGATCGCCGAGGAGCGCGGCTGGATCTGA
- a CDS encoding methylated-DNA--[protein]-cysteine S-methyltransferase, translating into MSSFGSLSTPVGAVGVVSDGSAITRVSWRSDAPDGVSSEADALVDEALAQLRAYFDGRLRVFDVPIDLGDQTVATRAVLMALYETVGHGETVTYGGLAARSGTTVPARGIGSIMGANPVPLIVPCHRVIAGDGLGGYSGGDPGEGLVTKRWLLEHEGALPTSLF; encoded by the coding sequence ATGAGTTCGTTCGGATCGCTGTCGACCCCGGTGGGTGCGGTCGGCGTCGTGAGCGACGGCTCGGCGATCACTCGAGTCTCCTGGCGATCCGATGCCCCGGACGGCGTCTCCTCGGAGGCGGACGCGCTGGTGGACGAGGCTCTCGCCCAGTTGCGCGCGTACTTCGATGGGCGGCTGCGCGTGTTCGACGTGCCGATCGACCTCGGTGACCAGACCGTCGCCACGCGCGCGGTGCTGATGGCGTTGTACGAGACCGTCGGCCACGGCGAGACCGTCACCTACGGGGGCCTGGCGGCTCGGAGCGGCACGACCGTTCCGGCGCGGGGGATCGGTTCGATCATGGGCGCGAATCCGGTGCCTCTGATCGTGCCCTGCCATCGCGTGATCGCCGGAGACGGGCTGGGCGGCTACTCCGGCGGCGACCCCGGCGAAGGCCTCGTGACCAAGCGCTGGCTGCTCGAGCACGAAGGCGCTCTGCCGACCTCGCTGTTCTGA
- the thrC gene encoding threonine synthase: MQFISTRGGMQPQPFSETLLEGLAPDGGLAVPEVMPAVSTETLERWRALTYPQLATEVLGLFATDIPREDLARMTDAAYASFPESVVPLRSIGDGLTLVGLSEGPTLAFKDMAMQFLGQVIEYALERKGSVLNILGATSGDTGSAAEHALRGKERISVFMLSPQGRMSAFQRAQMFSLDDANVHNIAVEGVFDDCQNLVKHLAGDLEFKRSQNLGAVNSINLARITAQTVYYFWAWLRATDAHGATEVSFTVPSGNFGNILSGFFAKQMGLPIRRLVLAANENNVLDEFFRTGIYRPRSAAQTLATSSPSMDISKASNLERFIFELVERDPERVVGAWQELDDQGFFDFSDQQSRFAEEFGIVSGTSTHADRLATIRSVHESSGEIIDPHTADGVKVAREHVEDGVPMLVLETAKPEKFAETILEAIGVELDYSPELRQMLDAPQHVTEMADDEHALRAFIAAHALR; encoded by the coding sequence GTGCAGTTCATCTCCACCCGCGGCGGTATGCAGCCGCAGCCGTTCAGCGAGACGCTGTTGGAGGGCCTCGCGCCCGACGGGGGGCTCGCCGTTCCCGAGGTGATGCCCGCCGTCAGCACCGAGACGCTCGAACGCTGGCGGGCGCTGACCTACCCGCAGCTCGCGACCGAGGTGCTCGGACTCTTCGCGACCGACATTCCGCGCGAAGACCTCGCGCGAATGACGGATGCGGCCTACGCCTCCTTCCCGGAGAGCGTCGTCCCCCTGCGCTCGATCGGCGACGGTCTCACCCTCGTCGGACTGTCCGAAGGGCCGACTCTGGCGTTCAAGGACATGGCGATGCAGTTCCTCGGCCAGGTGATCGAGTACGCGCTGGAGCGCAAGGGATCGGTGCTCAACATCCTCGGCGCCACCTCTGGCGACACCGGCTCGGCAGCCGAGCACGCGCTGCGCGGCAAGGAGCGCATCTCGGTCTTCATGCTCTCGCCGCAGGGCCGTATGAGCGCGTTCCAGCGAGCGCAGATGTTCTCGCTCGACGACGCGAACGTGCACAACATCGCAGTCGAGGGTGTCTTCGACGACTGCCAGAACCTGGTCAAGCACCTCGCCGGCGATCTCGAGTTCAAGCGCTCGCAGAACCTCGGCGCGGTGAACTCCATCAACCTCGCCCGCATCACGGCGCAGACCGTCTACTACTTCTGGGCTTGGCTGCGGGCGACGGATGCGCACGGCGCGACCGAGGTGTCGTTCACGGTGCCGTCGGGCAACTTCGGCAACATCCTCTCCGGCTTCTTCGCGAAGCAGATGGGCTTGCCGATCCGCCGCCTCGTGCTCGCCGCGAACGAGAACAACGTGCTCGACGAGTTCTTCCGCACGGGGATCTATCGCCCGCGCAGCGCCGCACAGACGCTGGCCACCTCCAGCCCCTCGATGGACATCTCGAAGGCCTCGAACCTGGAGCGCTTCATCTTCGAGCTCGTCGAGCGTGACCCCGAGCGTGTCGTCGGCGCCTGGCAGGAGCTCGATGACCAGGGCTTCTTCGACTTCAGCGACCAGCAGTCCCGCTTCGCCGAGGAGTTCGGCATCGTCAGCGGCACCAGCACGCACGCTGACCGTCTCGCGACCATCCGTTCGGTGCACGAGTCCTCGGGCGAGATCATCGACCCGCACACGGCCGATGGCGTGAAGGTCGCTCGCGAGCACGTCGAAGACGGCGTGCCGATGCTTGTGCTCGAGACCGCCAAGCCCGAGAAGTTCGCCGAGACCATCCTCGAGGCGATCGGTGTCGAGCTCGACTACTCGCCGGAACTCCGGCAGATGCTCGACGCTCCGCAGCACGTGACCGAGATGGCCGACGACGAGCATGCGCTGCGGGCATTCATCGCCGCCCACGCACTGCGCTGA
- a CDS encoding VOC family protein: MANLNPYLSFRTEARQAMEFYQNVLGGELEISAFGDFPDMVQDPSQKDLVMHAQLTTPDGLVLMASDSPDGMPYEIPQGFSVSLSGNTQARTQEVWNGLSEGGTVTMPLDVPPWGGTFGMLVDRFGIPWMLHGDPE, encoded by the coding sequence ATGGCCAACCTCAATCCGTATCTCTCCTTCCGCACAGAAGCACGTCAGGCGATGGAGTTCTATCAGAACGTGCTCGGCGGCGAGCTGGAGATCAGCGCCTTCGGCGACTTCCCCGACATGGTCCAGGATCCGAGTCAGAAGGACCTGGTGATGCATGCGCAGCTCACCACTCCCGACGGGCTGGTGCTGATGGCGTCGGACTCCCCCGACGGCATGCCTTACGAGATTCCTCAGGGGTTCTCGGTGTCACTGAGCGGCAACACTCAGGCCCGCACCCAGGAGGTCTGGAACGGGCTCTCCGAAGGTGGCACCGTCACGATGCCGCTCGATGTGCCGCCGTGGGGTGGGACGTTCGGCATGCTGGTCGATCGCTTCGGCATCCCGTGGATGCTGCACGGCGACCCCGAGTGA
- a CDS encoding glutaredoxin family protein — MELTLVTSAFCGACSRTRAVLADAVRFLPDATVTEIDVARDPDAAEALDIRFTPTVIIRDDSGAQVFRAEGVPTVPQVLTAAVRALPRSI; from the coding sequence ATGGAACTGACACTGGTCACCTCCGCGTTCTGCGGGGCGTGCTCGCGCACGCGCGCGGTGCTGGCCGATGCCGTCCGATTCCTCCCCGACGCGACCGTCACCGAGATCGATGTGGCGCGCGATCCCGACGCCGCCGAGGCGCTCGACATCCGCTTCACGCCGACCGTGATCATCCGCGACGACAGCGGGGCACAGGTGTTCCGCGCCGAGGGCGTGCCGACTGTCCCGCAGGTGCTCACCGCCGCGGTCAGAGCGCTCCCTCGCTCGATCTAG
- a CDS encoding DUF1801 domain-containing protein, giving the protein MTRPAEIDDYHRHLSPADQEICAVLATEIERGLPEAARKVWHAHPVWFLDGNPIVGYHRLKDAVRLMFWSGQSFPLPGLTASGTFQAAEVRYDDVSEIDTDALAAWLAAGRDIQWDYEHIRTNRSLVKRTTF; this is encoded by the coding sequence ATGACGCGCCCCGCCGAGATCGACGACTACCACCGCCACCTCTCCCCCGCAGATCAGGAGATCTGCGCGGTGCTCGCCACCGAGATCGAACGGGGACTGCCGGAGGCGGCGAGAAAGGTCTGGCACGCGCATCCGGTCTGGTTCCTCGACGGCAATCCGATCGTCGGCTACCACCGGCTGAAGGATGCGGTGCGGCTCATGTTCTGGAGCGGCCAGTCGTTCCCTCTGCCCGGTCTCACCGCGTCCGGCACCTTCCAGGCCGCCGAGGTGCGCTACGACGACGTCTCAGAGATCGACACCGACGCCCTCGCCGCCTGGCTCGCCGCTGGACGCGACATCCAGTGGGACTACGAGCACATCCGCACGAACCGCAGCCTCGTCAAACGCACGACGTTCTGA
- a CDS encoding FUSC family protein, which produces MSLFAFAPSRGPRWPLATQAALGIAAPIAVMTLLGNAPLGYIAASGAFTVLFAGSAAVVDRARILPFVALGLILCAALGVLASGDDWLAGIGVVLVAIASAALAFGFRLGPPGPLFFVLVFGLSGHVVGAGSISPVVYVAALAAGCVFSYLVAMTPLLLPRVRAITAKPLRELLPGPALSADSRLLLLRVAIVAVLGVLLGLIIDPERTYWIVGSAIAVIGVAAARRAAFQRGLHRMLGTVVGAGVYVLLSLLHPYGLWLALLLGALQFTIELVVVRHYALALVFITPLVLLLTGAATGSIGSLDVALERIVDTIVGAALGAASGLLHPRANPARD; this is translated from the coding sequence GTGAGTCTTTTCGCCTTCGCGCCGTCCCGCGGTCCCCGCTGGCCTCTGGCGACCCAGGCAGCTCTCGGCATTGCCGCACCGATCGCGGTGATGACACTCCTCGGCAACGCGCCCCTCGGCTACATCGCCGCCTCCGGCGCGTTCACGGTGTTGTTCGCCGGCTCAGCCGCGGTGGTCGACAGAGCACGGATCCTGCCGTTCGTCGCCCTGGGCCTGATCCTCTGCGCCGCACTCGGGGTGCTCGCGTCGGGCGACGACTGGCTCGCCGGCATCGGCGTCGTGCTGGTCGCGATCGCCAGCGCCGCACTCGCCTTCGGCTTCCGCCTTGGCCCTCCCGGCCCCCTGTTCTTCGTGCTCGTGTTCGGGCTCTCCGGGCACGTGGTCGGCGCCGGATCCATCTCGCCGGTCGTGTACGTGGCCGCGCTGGCCGCGGGATGCGTGTTCTCCTACCTGGTGGCGATGACGCCGCTGCTGCTCCCCCGCGTGCGCGCCATCACCGCGAAGCCCCTGCGCGAGCTCCTGCCAGGTCCGGCGTTGAGCGCGGACTCCCGGCTGCTGCTGTTGCGTGTCGCCATCGTCGCGGTGCTCGGCGTCCTGCTCGGGCTGATCATCGACCCGGAGCGCACCTACTGGATCGTCGGCTCGGCGATCGCCGTGATCGGTGTCGCGGCCGCGCGGCGAGCGGCGTTCCAGCGCGGACTGCATCGCATGCTCGGAACCGTCGTCGGCGCGGGCGTGTACGTGCTCCTCTCCCTCCTGCATCCGTACGGGTTGTGGCTGGCTCTGCTGCTGGGCGCGCTGCAGTTCACCATCGAGCTCGTCGTCGTGCGCCACTACGCGCTCGCTCTCGTGTTCATCACGCCCCTGGTACTGCTGTTGACGGGGGCTGCGACGGGCAGCATCGGTTCACTGGACGTGGCGCTGGAGCGGATCGTCGACACCATCGTCGGGGCGGCGCTCGGAGCCGCGTCCGGGCTGCTGCATCCGCGCGCGAACCCCGCGCGCGACTGA
- a CDS encoding M20/M25/M40 family metallo-hydrolase produces MANVTPVTVRPGIDERLSRMIQLPTVSAELEERGAEPFESFVALIAELYPLTHAHLTRERHTDFGLLFHWEGEAAPSEGPVVLMAHYDVVPVDESDAWTHPPFAGVIADGIVYGRGALDDKGPLIVVLEAVENLLSDGFVPARDVYLSFGGNEETYGHAAQEIAAVFRERGIVPWLVVDEGGAVVDAPLPFVPGRAAMIGVGEKGVMTVKLSARGEGGHASAPPSLTAVRRVARAVDRLGPTTFRPRASKAILRMLTRLSAQTPGPARHLLRFLGAAPLVTARLFALLGGEPAALVRTTVAPTMQSGGTAANVLPSQASATVNLRIALGETTQRTVLRVRRRIRDPLVAVQVVEASEPSPESSTENAQFALLSDALAVSHPGVPAVPYVMMAATDSRHFHRFSPAVYRFAPLEMSNAQRASIHGVDENVEIAALERGERFHRALLERLV; encoded by the coding sequence ATGGCGAACGTGACCCCAGTGACCGTGCGCCCCGGCATCGACGAACGACTGTCGCGGATGATCCAGCTGCCCACCGTGTCGGCCGAACTCGAGGAGCGCGGCGCCGAGCCGTTCGAGAGCTTCGTCGCGCTGATCGCCGAGCTCTACCCGCTCACGCACGCGCACCTGACGCGGGAGCGTCATACGGACTTCGGCCTGCTGTTCCACTGGGAGGGAGAGGCCGCACCGTCGGAAGGACCTGTCGTCCTGATGGCGCACTACGACGTGGTCCCGGTCGATGAGAGCGACGCCTGGACGCATCCGCCGTTCGCCGGGGTCATCGCCGACGGCATCGTCTACGGACGCGGCGCGCTCGATGACAAAGGACCGCTCATCGTCGTGCTCGAAGCGGTCGAGAACCTGCTGAGCGACGGCTTCGTGCCGGCGCGCGACGTCTACCTCTCGTTCGGCGGCAACGAGGAGACGTACGGGCATGCGGCGCAGGAGATCGCCGCCGTGTTCCGCGAACGCGGCATCGTCCCCTGGCTCGTGGTCGACGAAGGCGGCGCCGTGGTCGACGCGCCACTGCCCTTCGTACCAGGACGCGCGGCGATGATCGGCGTCGGCGAGAAGGGCGTCATGACGGTGAAGCTCTCGGCGCGCGGCGAGGGCGGCCATGCGTCCGCACCGCCGTCGCTCACAGCGGTGCGTCGCGTCGCGCGCGCGGTGGATCGCCTCGGCCCCACCACCTTCCGGCCGCGGGCATCGAAGGCCATCCTGCGGATGCTGACGCGCCTGTCCGCGCAGACACCCGGCCCTGCCCGCCACCTGCTGCGGTTCCTCGGGGCCGCGCCGCTGGTGACCGCACGGCTGTTCGCGCTTCTCGGCGGAGAGCCGGCGGCCCTCGTGCGCACCACGGTCGCCCCCACGATGCAGTCCGGCGGCACCGCGGCCAACGTGCTCCCGTCACAGGCATCCGCCACCGTCAACCTGCGCATCGCGCTGGGGGAGACGACGCAGCGGACCGTGCTGCGCGTGCGACGCCGCATCCGCGACCCGCTCGTCGCGGTGCAGGTGGTCGAGGCGAGTGAGCCATCGCCGGAGTCATCGACCGAGAACGCGCAGTTCGCTCTGCTCTCCGATGCGCTGGCCGTGTCGCATCCCGGCGTGCCCGCGGTGCCCTACGTCATGATGGCTGCCACCGATTCCCGACATTTCCACCGCTTCTCGCCCGCGGTATACCGTTTCGCACCCCTGGAGATGTCGAATGCGCAGCGGGCGTCGATCCACGGTGTCGATGAGAACGTCGAGATCGCGGCCCTCGAGCGCGGGGAGCGGTTCCATCGGGCTCTCCTCGAACGGCTAGTGTGA